A stretch of the Pygocentrus nattereri isolate fPygNat1 chromosome 29, fPygNat1.pri, whole genome shotgun sequence genome encodes the following:
- the LOC119262795 gene encoding uncharacterized protein LOC119262795 — protein MTTSRKQTITLRKKKMQKRLLTDTRKKLYQKFLSENLGNVFYTTFCSCKPFWVVSPSPSDRDSCLCKKHENLLFMMDALQSCGLLHHRDIEQLAQETMCDSKAKACAYGECRECLYTCQPMLRHPGQDGVTFCQWTTEKIERDDKSSTITVKKVLEMSEDELSTQFHNSLFHFRRHIFNIKWQYDVYRKIRNNLRSTECLIHIDFSENYSCKYHKEIQSVHFGGSHQQASLHTGVLYVAGDQAPQSFCTISPSRRHDPVAIWAHLDPILNQVREQHPDVCTLHFFSDAPATQYRQKGNFFHLSTEPFKYGFKQISWHFFEASHGKGAPDGVGGALKRTADKIVAHGEDIPNAQTLYEKLKGQENCSIDLHFIPESDIEAKPEALQESTKPSA, from the exons ATGACAACCAGTCGCAAGCAAACCATTACACTGCGCAAGAAGAAGATGCAGAAGAGGTTGTTAACTGACACAAGAAAAAAATTGTACCAGAAATTTTTGTCTGAGAACCTTGGAAATGTGTTTTACACCACATTTTGCAGCTGCAAACCATTTTGGGTGGTAAGCCCTTCCCCCTCTGACCGGGATTCATGTTTATGCAAGAAACATGAGAACTTGCTATTCATGATGGATGCTTTACAGAGCTGCGGGTTGCTGCATCACCGAGATATTGAACAACTGGCTCAGGAAACCATGTGTGATTCCAAAGCGAAGGCCTGTGCGTATGGGGAGTGCAGGGAATGCCTTTATACATGTCAGCCAATGCTGCGACATCCTGGACAAGATGGTGTCACTTTTTGCCAATGGACAActgagaaaatagagagagatgaCAAAAGCTCCACAATTACAGTCAagaaggtgttggaaatgtcaGAGGATGAACTAAGCACACAGTTCCACAACAGCCTTTTCCATTTCAGGCGCCATATTTTTAACATCAAATGGCAGTATGACGTTTACCGTAAGATTAGAAACAACCTCAGGAGCACTGAGTGTCTCATACATATTGACTTCAGTGAAAACTACTCCTGCAAATACCACAAGGAAATACAGTCTGTGCATTTTGGGGGCTCACACCAACAGGCCAGTCTGCACACTGGAGTGTTATATGTTGCAGGTGATCAAGCACCACAGAGCTTTTGTACAATCTCACCCTCCAGGAGACATGACCCAGTGGCCATCTGGGCCCACCTCGACCCCATTCTGAACCAAGTGAGAGAGCAACATCCTGATGTCTGCACACTCCATTTTTTTAGTGATGCTCCAGCGACACAGTACCGTCAAAAGGGGAATTTTTTCCACCTCTCTACCGAACCCTTCAAGTATGGATTCAAGCAAATTTCCTGGCACTTTTTTGAAGCCAGCCATGGGAAGGGGGCTCCAGATGGGGTAGGGGGGGCCCTCAAGAGAACAGCCGACAAAATTGTCGCCCATGGAGAAGACATTCCGAATGCACAGACATTGTATGAGAAACTAAAAGGTCAAGAAAACTGTTCAATTGACCTGCACTTCATTCCAGAGTCAGACATTGAGGCAAAGCCCGAG GCACTACAAGAATCCACCAAGCCATCAGCATGA